The following nucleotide sequence is from Nitrososphaerota archaeon.
CAGAAACAGTTCTCAGCGGTAAAAATTGTCTACTCGGGAAGAGGCTACCACATCCACATACTAGACAAAGAAGTCTTCAGGATGAGCTACAATGAAAGACAACGGCTCGCACAGAAAATTAAGGCCGCGAACTTCCCAATAGATGAATGGGTAACAACCGGCGGCGTCCGGCTAATCCGCCTCCCCTACAGCCTACACGGAATGGTTTCACGAATAGCAACTCCAGTCACCATCGGCGAGATGAAGCGCTTTGATCCAATCACAGACCCACGCTGTATACCAAAGTTCCTAAAAGACCAGACGACCAGAAGCCGCGGAAAAGCAACCTAGCTGGCTGACCTGTTAGCTACCTCTTCGACATCCTTTTCCTTGCTCGCATAGTAGTAGTACTTCTTTTTCTTAGCCTGTTCAGCCCTCTTTTTCTTATCTTCGCCCCTTCTCTCCTTACTCATCCAAGTACCACAATTAGTAATATCTTCATTACCGTTAAATACTTTCAAGGAGCTCTTTAACCAAAAGATGAACGATTTCAATTTCCGCGTCGGCGGCGCAGCCGGCCAAGGTGTCCAGACGATTGGATACGTTTTAGCTAAAACCTTGGCTAGAGGAAACCTCTCAATACATCTCTCACAGGATTACGAATCACGAATTAGAGGCGGCCACAACTTTACAGACATCCGAGTATCAGAGGAACCTTTGTACGGCTCAACCGAGCGGGTTGATCTCCTGATAGCGCTGAACGGCGAAACCTTGGAAAAGCATCAGGCCGCTTTAAGCAGCAAAGGCGTCGCAATCTTCGACGCAGAGAACAACGGACTAGACGCGAGTAAACCTTACGAGTTCAATGTGCCTTTCGAACGTATCGCCGTAGAGACTGCCGGAAACAAAATTTTCAGCAACACCACCGCAACAGGCGCTGCCCTCAGCCTAGTCGGGTACGATCTTGATTATCTCCGAGAAGTCCTGATCGAAACCTTCAAAGCTAAGAGCATCAAGGTGGCTGAGGACAACATCAGGGCCGCTGAAGCCGGCTACAGATATGTGGAGAAGAATTTCAAGGGTGAAACGGCGCTTAAACTGAAGCCTGTTAAGGGTCAGCGGAGGATGCTGATTAACGGGAACGAATCTCTTTCACTCGGCGCCTTAGCCGCAGGCTGCAAGTTCATGAGCGGCTACCCGATGACCCCTTCAACAGGTATTCTTCAGTATCTGATGAATCAGCGCATTATAGCTGAGCAGGGTGAGGATGAGATTGCTGCCATTAACATGGCGATCGGCGCAGGCTTCACCGGCGTCAGATCTATGGTGGCCACGTCAGGCGGCGGCTTCTCCCTCATGGTTGAGGCGCTGGGTCTAGCAGCTATGACTGAGACCCCTGTGGTTATTGTGCTGGGGCAGCGGCCCGGG
It contains:
- a CDS encoding 2-oxoacid:acceptor oxidoreductase subunit alpha codes for the protein MNDFNFRVGGAAGQGVQTIGYVLAKTLARGNLSIHLSQDYESRIRGGHNFTDIRVSEEPLYGSTERVDLLIALNGETLEKHQAALSSKGVAIFDAENNGLDASKPYEFNVPFERIAVETAGNKIFSNTTATGAALSLVGYDLDYLREVLIETFKAKSIKVAEDNIRAAEAGYRYVEKNFKGETALKLKPVKGQRRMLINGNESLSLGALAAGCKFMSGYPMTPSTGILQYLMNQRIIAEQGEDEIAAINMAIGAGFTGVRSMVATSGGGFSLMVEALGLAAMTETPVVIVLGQRPGPATGFPTRTAQSELEFVMHAAQGEFARAVLAPRDAEDVFYLIAKAFNIAERYQIPVIVLTDQFLADSYWTIPPFEFSTIQIDRGALLTEEEATKIKDYARYRFTESGISPRALPGYKDVLVVADSDEHTEQGHITESAEIRVKMADKRVWKTRGLEKEFTPLSYGPEEAKTVLLGWGSTYGALREAVDRLNQKSRRVRMVHLNAIWPFPTEAVQEMLKDSEKRIMVEGNAIGQLARVIRTETGVEMTGKILRYDGRPITADYVVRSFGEAVK